A region from the Aphis gossypii isolate Hap1 chromosome 1, ASM2018417v2, whole genome shotgun sequence genome encodes:
- the LOC114125246 gene encoding zinc finger protein 664-like isoform X2 has protein sequence MATRASSSFEPVVTINYDQNTEYKSEYNEPESWSESNQSEIETKDTVKIDPTEEIDDDQRSDRTKTPRKAKTKCFKCKKCEESFSTKHALKDHQNDAHPHNAYKCNCCDKTFDTMCARQKHKKEEHPSVTYSCDTCDYRTPYKSRMQYHENRHKKVYSVFCDTCQAGFFNKDELATHEIKNHGAEPYQCDRCSKLCTSKTNLYSHMKVHTTSAESVSYQCETCGKAFRRIGSYRRHIQSHLGLKYECSYCNKLLSSAHHLKLHVRIHTGEKNHVCEMCGKAFTVSKYLVEHKRIHTGERPFKCDLCSKGFTQKTSLRIHTRWHTGDRPYKCEVCDDRFVINTFLQRHIKKHHPDLIEPVQNPCANSLQTL, from the exons ATGGCAACTCGG GCTTCCAGTAGTTTTGAACCAGTGGTGACCATTAATTATGACCAAAATACAGAATACAAATCTGAATACAACGAACCAGAAAGTTGGTCTGAAAGTAATCAATCAGAAATCGAAACGAAAGACACTGTGAAAATAGATCC CACTGAGGAAATTGATGATGACCAAAGATCGGATAGGACTAAGACACCTCGTAAGGCTAAAACAAAATGCTTCAAGTGCAAAAAATGTGAAGAATCTTTTAGTACTAAGCACGCGTTAAAAGATCATCAAAACGATGCACATCCACACAACGCATACAAGTGCAATTGTTGTGATAAAACGTTTGACACAATGTGTGCACGGCAAAAGCACAAAAAAGAAGAACATCCTAGTGTCACTTATTCGTGTGACACGTGTGATTATCGTACACCCTATAAAAGTCGAATGCAATATCACGAAAATAGACACAAAAAAGTCTACAGTGTATTCTGTGATACGTGCCAAGccggtttttttaataaagacgAATTGGCTAcgcatgaaattaaaaaccatgGTGCCGAACCATACCAATGTGATCGTTGCAGCAAATTATGCACGTCCAAGACCAATTTGTACAGCCACATGAAAGTACACACCACATCGGCTGAATCGGTCAGCTACCAATGTGAAACCTGTGGAAAAGCATTCAGGCGCATAGGCAGTTACAGGCGACACATTCAGTCACATTTAGGTTTGAAATACGAATGCTCCTATTGTAATAAGCTGCTAAGTTCAGCACACCATCTGAAACTTCATGTGCGTATACATACTGGTGAAAAAAATCACGTTTGTGAAATGTGTGGCAAAGCGTTCACAGTTAGCAAGTACTTAGTTGAACATAAAAGAATACATACAGGTGAAAGACCATTTAAATGCGACTTGTGTTCTAAAGGTTTTACTCAAAAGACATCTTTACGCATACATACCAGATGGCATACAGGAGACCGACCATATAAATGTGAAGTATGCGACGATAGATTTGTAATCAACACATTTTTGCAGAGGCACATTAAAAAACACCATCCTGACCTTATAGAACCAGTACAAAACCCGTGCGCTAACTCTCTTCAAACTTTATGA
- the LOC114125231 gene encoding exocyst complex component 1 isoform X2 produces MATARQILQQEIFDQCDQKLLAFVGVSNDSKKKKFGYLCLSDTKEPPSNIYIHQIKFDNKVVKKKRIWSLNELITVDGKTSSQDCLEIELTLDKPYKWVATNNQERKIFLISLWKQCASYVFDKKPEFKNLPLDWTSGDLVVLPADRKSKLSLAVSPIISAEDFQPLSEKEEQDLELLMKECGFAAKDAKAFTDMLATQLMALDGENVQSVLASEPQVTKLMDQLETAIQEIEKVESALDMYDETLRHVRDTIDKMDQKNANIQTANKNNEKLLNELQKVIHQLELSPKHQLALTDADLTTSTGLRDAIEAAKELQAVMNAQIHPALVRLKAIQEQRRRFEKWKAKFSQILSRHLNNLFIHMGNDIGETKRNSNNELTIMKHTSLHRELAAYTELMHWCKAMDRKSFMALNKVYTSSLSKLYERDIKLFLEDAKLRINAGHLSNSKEDIRKSTGPPSDWLLGVDKEFWAQESDTQERQRFDQVLEAVLSELEPICLSEQNFCVSFFQLDILSPTTKNTQTTLDGVDVKSNQEILPSLPKTKIEKKINEEVRKMMGEIFACIEPELIGFIQYHERMDSTYSMAVLVRLGRHVMSANDTGSFLSMTYGSALVHVKRNYDKLMHAHLKSIQDVRIIKKSKCGILPFVANFEYFAKTAEQIFKETERRTDLDKWYVKLLNMMFETIHSIASEHPKTPAEVIRMVHLWV; encoded by the exons atggctaCTGCTCGACAAATATTACAACAAGAAATATTCGATCAATGTGATCAAAAACTTTTGGCATTTGTTGGTGTTAGTaatgattcaaaaaaaaagaaatttggaTACTTGTGTCTATCAGACACCAAGGAACCaccttcaaatatatatattcatcag ataaaatttgataataaagttgtgaaaaaaaaaagaatatggtCATTGAATGAATTAATTACTGTTGATGGCAAGACTTCATCTCAG gattGTTTAGAAATAGAACTGACATTGGATAAACCATATAAATGGGTAGCAACTAATAATCAAGagcgtaaaatatttttgatttctttgtggaag caatGTGCAAGCTATGTATTTGACAAAAAACCtgaattcaaaaatttgcCTCTTGACTGGACATCTGGTGATTTAGTTGTTCTACCAGCTGATCGTAAATCAAAACTTTCTTTAG cTGTATCACCTATTATAAGCGCAGAAGATTTTCAACCTTTATCAGAAAAAGAAGAACAagatttagaattattaatgaaagaaTGTGGATTTGCTGCCAAGGATGCTAAAGCATTTACAGATATGTTGGCCACTCAATTAATGGCTCTAGATGGT gaaaATGTACAAAGTGTTCTTGCCTCAGAACCACaagttacaaaattaatgGATCAATTAGAAACTGCTATTCAAGAAATTGAGAAGGTAGAATCAGCTTTAGACATGTATGATGAAACCTTAAGACATGTGCGTGATACTATTGATAAGATGGATCAGAAAAATGCTAATATCCAAAcagctaataaaaataatgaaaaattacttaatgaaCTACAAAAAGTAATT caTCAATTAGAGCTGTCTCCAAAGCATCAATTAGCATTAACAGATGCTGATTTAACTACATCAACTGGATTACGAGATGCTATTGAGGCTGCAAAAGAATTACAAGCAGTTATGAATGCACAAATTCATCCAGCATTAGTTCGGTTAAAAGCAATACAAGAACAAAGAAGACGATTTGAAAAATGGAAAGCAAAATTTTCTCAGATTCTCTCTAGAcatcttaataatttgtttattcatatg ggaAATGATATTGGAGAAACAAAAAGAAATTCAAACAATGAATTAACCATCATGAAACATACTTCATTGCATCGAGAACTTGCCGCTTATACAGAACTCATGCATTGGTGTAAAGCAATGGATCGAAAATCATTTATGGCGcttaataaagtttatacatCATCTTTATCTAAACTTTATGAAagagatataaaattatttttagaagatGCAAAATTACGTATAAATGctg GTCATTTATCTAATTCTAAAGAAGATATTAGGAAGTCAACTGGTCCACCATCAGATTGGTTATTAGGTGTAGATAAAGAATTTTGGGCTCAAGAAAGTGATACACAAGAACGACAAAGATTCGACCAAGTTTTGGAAGCAGTTCTCTCTGAACTTGAACCAATTTGTTTATCTGAACAAAATTTTtgtgtttcattttttcaattggATATACTCAGCCCTACCACCAAA AATACTCAAACAACCTTGGATGGAGTAGATGTAAAATCAAACCAAGAAATATTACCATCTTtaccaaaaactaaaattgaaaaaaaaataaatgaagaaGTTAGAAAAATGATGGGTGAAATTTTTGCTTGTATAGAACCTGAGTTAATTGGATTCATACAATATCACGAAAGAATGGATAGCAC ttattcaatGGCTGTTTTAGTAAGATTAGGTCGTCATGTTATGTCTGCTAATGATACTGGTTCCTTTTTAAGTATGACCTATGGATCTGCATTAGTTCatgtaaaaagaaattatgaTAAACTCATGCATGCACACTTAAAATCAATTCAAGAcgtaagaattattaaaaagtctaAATGTGGTATACTTCCCTTTGTTGCTAACTTTGAG tATTTTGCTAAAACAGccgaacaaatatttaaagaaactgAACGTCGAACTGATTTAGATAAATGGTATGTTAAACTCTTAAATATGATGTTTGAAACTATTCATTCAATTGCCAGTGAACATCCTAAGACTCCTGCTGAAGTTATTAGAATGG ttcATTTGTGGGTTTAG
- the LOC114125246 gene encoding zinc finger protein 664-like isoform X1 — protein sequence MELTKVCRLCLAAVDWPVSVFDGLADKIAQCLHIHISRTDQLPKHVCVKCKDTVNEFYAYYTNAVECQKQLDQLADVQHNMASSSFEPVVTINYDQNTEYKSEYNEPESWSESNQSEIETKDTVKIDPTEEIDDDQRSDRTKTPRKAKTKCFKCKKCEESFSTKHALKDHQNDAHPHNAYKCNCCDKTFDTMCARQKHKKEEHPSVTYSCDTCDYRTPYKSRMQYHENRHKKVYSVFCDTCQAGFFNKDELATHEIKNHGAEPYQCDRCSKLCTSKTNLYSHMKVHTTSAESVSYQCETCGKAFRRIGSYRRHIQSHLGLKYECSYCNKLLSSAHHLKLHVRIHTGEKNHVCEMCGKAFTVSKYLVEHKRIHTGERPFKCDLCSKGFTQKTSLRIHTRWHTGDRPYKCEVCDDRFVINTFLQRHIKKHHPDLIEPVQNPCANSLQTL from the exons atgGAGCTGACCAAAGTGTGCCGGCTGTGCCTGGCCGCGGTCGACTGGCCCGTCAGCGTTTTCGACGGACTCGCCGACAAGATAGCCCAATGTCTGCACATCCACATATCCCGCACTGACCAGCTGCCCAAGCACGTGTGCGTCAAGTGCAAAGACACCGTCAACGAATTCTACGCGTACTACACCAACGCCGTCGAATGCCAGAAACAGCTCGATCAGCTGGCCGACGTCCAGCACAACATG GCTTCCAGTAGTTTTGAACCAGTGGTGACCATTAATTATGACCAAAATACAGAATACAAATCTGAATACAACGAACCAGAAAGTTGGTCTGAAAGTAATCAATCAGAAATCGAAACGAAAGACACTGTGAAAATAGATCC CACTGAGGAAATTGATGATGACCAAAGATCGGATAGGACTAAGACACCTCGTAAGGCTAAAACAAAATGCTTCAAGTGCAAAAAATGTGAAGAATCTTTTAGTACTAAGCACGCGTTAAAAGATCATCAAAACGATGCACATCCACACAACGCATACAAGTGCAATTGTTGTGATAAAACGTTTGACACAATGTGTGCACGGCAAAAGCACAAAAAAGAAGAACATCCTAGTGTCACTTATTCGTGTGACACGTGTGATTATCGTACACCCTATAAAAGTCGAATGCAATATCACGAAAATAGACACAAAAAAGTCTACAGTGTATTCTGTGATACGTGCCAAGccggtttttttaataaagacgAATTGGCTAcgcatgaaattaaaaaccatgGTGCCGAACCATACCAATGTGATCGTTGCAGCAAATTATGCACGTCCAAGACCAATTTGTACAGCCACATGAAAGTACACACCACATCGGCTGAATCGGTCAGCTACCAATGTGAAACCTGTGGAAAAGCATTCAGGCGCATAGGCAGTTACAGGCGACACATTCAGTCACATTTAGGTTTGAAATACGAATGCTCCTATTGTAATAAGCTGCTAAGTTCAGCACACCATCTGAAACTTCATGTGCGTATACATACTGGTGAAAAAAATCACGTTTGTGAAATGTGTGGCAAAGCGTTCACAGTTAGCAAGTACTTAGTTGAACATAAAAGAATACATACAGGTGAAAGACCATTTAAATGCGACTTGTGTTCTAAAGGTTTTACTCAAAAGACATCTTTACGCATACATACCAGATGGCATACAGGAGACCGACCATATAAATGTGAAGTATGCGACGATAGATTTGTAATCAACACATTTTTGCAGAGGCACATTAAAAAACACCATCCTGACCTTATAGAACCAGTACAAAACCCGTGCGCTAACTCTCTTCAAACTTTATGA
- the LOC114125244 gene encoding uncharacterized protein LOC114125244 produces the protein METSEVDTSILSSLHGNRYDYLRADDKESFSDSAFLAENLEKELPKTLPELSEITDSDTYLRNNEPSQMMTIDSSWSEDSTSCFPTSTNSSFPIALPGPSDFEEFNSIQTVPRAETPGLGLSSIFAGDADLSDPTAEIGVCGLRNLGNTCFMSAGLQALLSTESLVSYFLGFDNDGSEDTLIGQFSDLAKRVWHGQYSVINPHQFKNVLGKRYAQFRDCSQHDCQEFLALLLDSLNDELLMHFAKHCKVTSRKTRKSPNPRKLLPREVDEYVISSSEYEIPQTICEIISEKLSENQDFMTQKVDNSDSDALVSPNNGTTSCEPDILKAKVQINDLLNGKREICCDSSSDSRLMDLKRVKLDDNKISKSELVEADSIGSTVLEKRSQQESIINKIFQGQFESSVTCLECNYVSVMHEPFMYLSVPLPYATQQQMYITFVSATHNPPMKYLITVNKQDDIKKVKSELVNLIGEDKHPDMLVVAEVFNKHISKTLNDDHQVRSVDSNNRDLYAFEVLEINLDLVNGDIEEIIEGNTQIEPMDIDSGTIEQGDVCTICLEYKPDMVLHKDIKDCTCVLCEECIKSSCFHSSGEKDQMDCPVCRVRIDPKVDLIPIEQPSGNTNQAIRRLTIPIVFKQSDGKSLIGRPALVRLPSEVPAEILYVEVAKLHPYSEDFSLALVDGQGTMCSRCMWDVHCGGCVIPKNGVIKFRSGDTLAVTFEDFVDTYLLDTKLHPESTEQMRSNKPLSIYDCINAFCQSELLDDNNPWWCPFCKKNQRATKTLSISKYPRCLIVYLKRFVFHENWGIKLQDSVAFPLDGLILDIKQELVYDLYACVCHTGSTSMGHYTSYTKHVESEEWYYYNDESATKTIPGQEEYCNAYILFYKKQGLSDEDADSSGL, from the exons ATGGAAACCTCGGAAGTTGACACGTCTATACTGAGTTCGTTGCACGGTAACCGATACGATTACTTGCGGGCAGACGACAAGGAGAGCTTTAGTGACTCGGCATTCCTAGCCGAAAACCTTGAAAAAGAACTGCCAAAAACACTGCCTGAACTGTCTGAAATCACAGACAGTGATACTTATCTGCGCAACAACGAACCGTCGCAGATGATGACTATTGATAGTTCATG gAGTGAAGATTCAACGTCATGTTTTCCTACATCAACAAACTCAAGTTTTCCTATTGCACTTCCAGGTCCTAGTGATTTTGAAGAGTTCAATAGTATTCAAACTGTTCCCAGAGCTGAAACACCAGGATTAGGGTTAAGCTCAATTTTTGCTGGTGATGCCGATTTATCTGATCCAACTGCTGAAATTGGTGTTTGTGGTCTTCGAAATCTTGGTAATACGTGTTTTATGAGTGCTGGCTTACAAGCTCTCTTATCTACAGAAAGTCTTGTGTCATATTTTTTGGGATTTGACAATGATGGATCTGAAGACACATTGATTGGACAATTTTCTGATCTTGCTAAACGTGTTTGGCATGGACAGTACAGTGTTATTAATCCACATCAGTTCAAAAATGTGTTGGGAAAACGATATGCACAGTTCAGGGATTGCAGCCAGCATGATTGTCAAGAATTCTTGGCTCTTTTATTAGACAGCCTAAATGATGAACTATTGATGCATTTTGCCAAACACTGCAAAGTAACATCACGTAAAACTCGTAAGTCTCCAAATCCCAGAAAACTTTTGCCACGTGAAGTTGATGAGTATGTTATTAGTTCATCTGAATATGAAATACCTCAAACTATATGTGAAATTATATCAGAAAAATTATCTGAGAATCAAGACTTCATGACACAGAAAGTGGATAATTCCGACTCAGACGCTCTTGTATCACCAAATAATGGTACCACATCTTGTGAACCAGATATTTTAAAGGCCAAAGTacaaattaatgatttgttgAATGGAAAGAGAGAAATATGTTGTGATTCCTCCTCTGATTCGAGACTTATGGATTTGAAGCGTGTAAAATTAgatgacaataaaatatctaagtcAGAGCTTGTAGAAGCTGATTCAATAGGATCTACTGTTCTTGAAAAACGTAGTCAACAAGAAtccattatcaataaaatatttcaaggaCAATTTGAAAGTTct gTTACTTGTCTTGAATGTAATTATGTGTCCGTTATGCATGAGCCTTTCATGTATTTATCTGTACCTTTACCATATGCTACTCAACAACAAATGT atataacatTTGTTAGTGCTACACATAATCCAccaatgaaatatttgattactGTTAATAAACAAGATGATATTAAAAAGGTTAAAAGCGAGTTGGTAAATTTGATAGGTGAAGATAAACACCCTGACATGTTGGTTGTAGctgaagtttttaataaacatatttcaaaaacatta AATGATGACCATCAAGTGAGGAGTGTTGATTCTAATAATCGTGACTTGTATGCGTTTGAGgtgttagaaattaatttggaCCTTGTAAATGGCGATATTGAAGAAATAATTGAAGGAAATACACAAAtt GAACCAATGGATATAGACTCTGGAACTATTGAACAAGGAGATGTTTGTACCATATGCTTAGAGTATAAACCTGATATGGTACTCCACAAAGATATCAAAGATTGCACTTGTGTGTTGTGTGAAGAATGCATTAAATCAAGTTGTTTTCATTCTAGTGGAGAAAAAGATCAAATGGACTGTCCTGTTTGTAGAGTAAGAATAGACCCTAAGGTGGATTTAATTCCAATTGAACAACCTTCTGGTAATACAAATCAAGCTATACGACGTTTGACTATTCCAATTGTGTTTAAACAATCTGATGGAAAAAGTTTAATTGGTCGGCCAGCATTGGTTCGTTTACCAAGTGAAGTTCCTGCTGAAATACTTTATGTTGAAGTGGCCAAACTTCATCCGTACTCTGAAGATTTCTCACTAGCTTTAGTTGATGGTCAGGGAACCATGTGCTCTAGATGCATGTGGGATGTCCATTGTGGCGGCTGTGTTATTCCCAAAAATGGCGTTATCAAGTTTCGTAGCGGTGATACATTAGCTGTTACATTTGAAGATTTTGTAGATACATATTTGCTAGACACTAAATTGCACCCAGAGTCTACTGAACAAATGCGATCAAATAAACCTCTTTCAATATATGATTGTATTAATGCTTTTTGCCAAAG TGAACTTTTAGATGATAATAATCCTTGGTGGTGTCcattctgtaaaaaaaatcagcGTGCCACTAAAACATTGTCCATATCTAAGTATCCTAGATGTCtcattgtatacttaaaaag attTGTTTTCCATGAAAATTGGGGAATAAAACTACAAGATAGTGTAGCATTTCCTTTAGATGGATTGATATTGGACATCAAACAAGAATtagtatatgatttatatgctTGTGTTTGTCATACAGgaa GTACTTCTATGGGTCACTATACATCTTACACTAAACACGTCGAGTCAGAAGAATggtattattacaatgatgAATCAGCCACTAAAACAATACCAGGACAAGAAGAATATTGCaatgcatatattttgttctacAAGAAACAAG gATTATCTGATGAAGATGCGGATTCCTCTGGACTatga
- the LOC114125231 gene encoding exocyst complex component 1 isoform X1: protein MATARQILQQEIFDQCDQKLLAFVGVSNDSKKKKFGYLCLSDTKEPPSNIYIHQIKFDNKVVKKKRIWSLNELITVDGKTSSQDCLEIELTLDKPYKWVATNNQERKIFLISLWKQCASYVFDKKPEFKNLPLDWTSGDLVVLPADRKSKLSLAVSPIISAEDFQPLSEKEEQDLELLMKECGFAAKDAKAFTDMLATQLMALDGENVQSVLASEPQVTKLMDQLETAIQEIEKVESALDMYDETLRHVRDTIDKMDQKNANIQTANKNNEKLLNELQKVIHQLELSPKHQLALTDADLTTSTGLRDAIEAAKELQAVMNAQIHPALVRLKAIQEQRRRFEKWKAKFSQILSRHLNNLFIHMGNDIGETKRNSNNELTIMKHTSLHRELAAYTELMHWCKAMDRKSFMALNKVYTSSLSKLYERDIKLFLEDAKLRINAGHLSNSKEDIRKSTGPPSDWLLGVDKEFWAQESDTQERQRFDQVLEAVLSELEPICLSEQNFCVSFFQLDILSPTTKNTQTTLDGVDVKSNQEILPSLPKTKIEKKINEEVRKMMGEIFACIEPELIGFIQYHERMDSTYSMAVLVRLGRHVMSANDTGSFLSMTYGSALVHVKRNYDKLMHAHLKSIQDVRIIKKSKCGILPFVANFEYFAKTAEQIFKETERRTDLDKWYVKLLNMMFETIHSIASEHPKTPAEVIRMENFHHLYALLSQLKIGILDQFRKDAKQKYSEALSAYVTRYFGRPLEKLNLFFEGVEAKVAQGIKESEVGYQVAFSKQELRKVTKEYYGREVKKGLDHLYKKVEKHLCEEENLLQVVWRAMQEEFIQQYKYIEDLIQRCYPGSMISLEFSIEDLLQYFSEIARSH from the exons atggctaCTGCTCGACAAATATTACAACAAGAAATATTCGATCAATGTGATCAAAAACTTTTGGCATTTGTTGGTGTTAGTaatgattcaaaaaaaaagaaatttggaTACTTGTGTCTATCAGACACCAAGGAACCaccttcaaatatatatattcatcag ataaaatttgataataaagttgtgaaaaaaaaaagaatatggtCATTGAATGAATTAATTACTGTTGATGGCAAGACTTCATCTCAG gattGTTTAGAAATAGAACTGACATTGGATAAACCATATAAATGGGTAGCAACTAATAATCAAGagcgtaaaatatttttgatttctttgtggaag caatGTGCAAGCTATGTATTTGACAAAAAACCtgaattcaaaaatttgcCTCTTGACTGGACATCTGGTGATTTAGTTGTTCTACCAGCTGATCGTAAATCAAAACTTTCTTTAG cTGTATCACCTATTATAAGCGCAGAAGATTTTCAACCTTTATCAGAAAAAGAAGAACAagatttagaattattaatgaaagaaTGTGGATTTGCTGCCAAGGATGCTAAAGCATTTACAGATATGTTGGCCACTCAATTAATGGCTCTAGATGGT gaaaATGTACAAAGTGTTCTTGCCTCAGAACCACaagttacaaaattaatgGATCAATTAGAAACTGCTATTCAAGAAATTGAGAAGGTAGAATCAGCTTTAGACATGTATGATGAAACCTTAAGACATGTGCGTGATACTATTGATAAGATGGATCAGAAAAATGCTAATATCCAAAcagctaataaaaataatgaaaaattacttaatgaaCTACAAAAAGTAATT caTCAATTAGAGCTGTCTCCAAAGCATCAATTAGCATTAACAGATGCTGATTTAACTACATCAACTGGATTACGAGATGCTATTGAGGCTGCAAAAGAATTACAAGCAGTTATGAATGCACAAATTCATCCAGCATTAGTTCGGTTAAAAGCAATACAAGAACAAAGAAGACGATTTGAAAAATGGAAAGCAAAATTTTCTCAGATTCTCTCTAGAcatcttaataatttgtttattcatatg ggaAATGATATTGGAGAAACAAAAAGAAATTCAAACAATGAATTAACCATCATGAAACATACTTCATTGCATCGAGAACTTGCCGCTTATACAGAACTCATGCATTGGTGTAAAGCAATGGATCGAAAATCATTTATGGCGcttaataaagtttatacatCATCTTTATCTAAACTTTATGAAagagatataaaattatttttagaagatGCAAAATTACGTATAAATGctg GTCATTTATCTAATTCTAAAGAAGATATTAGGAAGTCAACTGGTCCACCATCAGATTGGTTATTAGGTGTAGATAAAGAATTTTGGGCTCAAGAAAGTGATACACAAGAACGACAAAGATTCGACCAAGTTTTGGAAGCAGTTCTCTCTGAACTTGAACCAATTTGTTTATCTGAACAAAATTTTtgtgtttcattttttcaattggATATACTCAGCCCTACCACCAAA AATACTCAAACAACCTTGGATGGAGTAGATGTAAAATCAAACCAAGAAATATTACCATCTTtaccaaaaactaaaattgaaaaaaaaataaatgaagaaGTTAGAAAAATGATGGGTGAAATTTTTGCTTGTATAGAACCTGAGTTAATTGGATTCATACAATATCACGAAAGAATGGATAGCAC ttattcaatGGCTGTTTTAGTAAGATTAGGTCGTCATGTTATGTCTGCTAATGATACTGGTTCCTTTTTAAGTATGACCTATGGATCTGCATTAGTTCatgtaaaaagaaattatgaTAAACTCATGCATGCACACTTAAAATCAATTCAAGAcgtaagaattattaaaaagtctaAATGTGGTATACTTCCCTTTGTTGCTAACTTTGAG tATTTTGCTAAAACAGccgaacaaatatttaaagaaactgAACGTCGAACTGATTTAGATAAATGGTATGTTAAACTCTTAAATATGATGTTTGAAACTATTCATTCAATTGCCAGTGAACATCCTAAGACTCCTGCTGAAGTTATTAGAATGG AGAATTTTCATCATTTGTATGCATTGCTGtctcaattaaaaattggtaTATTAGATCAATTCAGAAAAGATGCAAAACAAAAGTATAGTGAAGCATTAAGTGCTTACGTAACACGTTACTTTGGTAGACCTCTCGAAAAACTGAAT ttattcTTTGAAGGCGTGGAAGCTAAGGTAGCACAAGGTATTAAAGAATCAGAAGTTGGTTATCAAGTGGCTTTCAGTAAACAAGAATTAAGGAAAGTAACTAAGGAGTATTATGGACGAGAAGTGAAAAAAGGCTTAGatcatttgtataaaaaagtagaaaaacaCCTTTGTGAAGAAGAAAATTTACtacaa gtgGTTTGGAGAGCTATGCAAGAAGAATTCattcaacaatataaatatattgaagacTTAATTCAAAGGTGCTATCCTGGTTCCATGATTTCATTGGAATTTTCTATTGAAGATCTATTACagtatttttctgaaattgcTAGATCCCATTAG